One genomic window of Parasteatoda tepidariorum isolate YZ-2023 chromosome 9, CAS_Ptep_4.0, whole genome shotgun sequence includes the following:
- the LOC107440608 gene encoding thioredoxin-related transmembrane protein 2 homolog codes for MSILSIKELKRLIHPHHILNVVLAVTYVFTKLVQPFCSILYPKSGCELEFKETEILIFLAVIVFLRTKKRGAVQMIPYLSSFCMYAKLANIALFFYTDPRFGVIYSVLCLVHLLLLPEPTYEGPENVVYFTGPNLEDELKRDTRVTWLVTFYTVWNSNCVNFAPVFAEMSVKYGLDNLKFGKLDATRFPEVAEKFHVSTSAFSKQLPTVILFQKGKEVCRRPTVDANYKLIKFFFSEENVTAGFNLNNLYQECKANPIRKPKKEDDHSKTD; via the exons ATGAGTATTCTCTctatcaaagaattaaaaagactTATTCATCCACATCATATTCTTAATGTTGTATTGGCTGTTACGTATGTGTTCACCAAACTTGTACAACCATTCTGCTCTATATTATACCCAAAATCTGGGTGCGAACTTGAGTTc aaagaaacaGAAATACTTATATTCCTTGCTGtcattgtatttttaagaactaaaaagagag GTGCTGTTCAAATGATTCCGTATTTGTCTTCTTTTTGCATGTATGCTAAATTGGCAAATATAGCTCTCTTTTTTTACACTGACCCCCGCTTTGGAGTTATTTATTCAGTTCTATGTCTag TTCATCTTTTGCTTTTGCCAGAGCCTACATATGAAGGACCAGAAAATGTAGTCTATTTTACTGGACCCAATTTAGag GATGAACTGAAAAGGGATACAAGAGTTACATGGTTAGTAACATTCTACACTGTATGGAATTCCAACTGTGTGAATTTTGCACCTGTTTTTGCTGAAATGTCTGTCAa ATATGGActtgataatttaaagtttggaAAATTAGATGCCACTAGATTCCCTGAAGTAgctgaaaa ATTCCACGTGAGTACATCTGCCTTTTCAAAACAACTTCCGACTGTTATTCTTTTCCAAAAAGGCAAAGAAGTGTGCCGTAGACCAACTGTGGATGCTAACTACAAACtgataaagtttttcttttccgaG GAAAATGTTACTGCtggctttaatttaaataatttgtatcaGGAATGTAAAGCTAATCCTATCAGGAAACCCAAAAAAGAAGATGATCACTCTAAAActgattag